One stretch of Streptomyces sp. NBC_00443 DNA includes these proteins:
- a CDS encoding Zn-ribbon domain-containing OB-fold protein, which yields MLSPVTDPDGAPFWQYAAQGELRIQACPDCGELRFPPRPCCPHCQSFASEWRQVGGHGRIWSYVVPHPPLLPDYAEQAPYNVVVVELADVPRIRLVGNLVTESGAPLDSFPPDRIRIGAKVQAVFSGAGLPQWVLERS from the coding sequence ATGCTCTCCCCCGTCACCGACCCCGACGGCGCCCCCTTCTGGCAGTACGCCGCCCAGGGCGAGCTGCGCATCCAGGCCTGCCCCGACTGCGGCGAACTCCGCTTCCCGCCCCGCCCCTGCTGCCCGCACTGCCAGTCCTTCGCGAGCGAGTGGCGGCAGGTCGGCGGGCACGGCCGGATCTGGTCGTACGTCGTCCCCCATCCGCCTCTCCTGCCGGACTACGCGGAGCAGGCGCCGTACAACGTCGTGGTCGTCGAACTCGCCGACGTGCCCCGCATCCGCCTGGTCGGCAACCTCGTCACGGAATCCGGCGCCCCTCTCGACTCTTTCCCCCCGGACCGGATCCGCATCGGCGCCAAGGTCCAGGCCGTCTTCAGCGGGGCCGGCCTTCCGCAGTGGGTCCTGGAGCGGTCGTGA
- a CDS encoding helix-turn-helix domain-containing protein, with translation MVRRKDIDGSESVPCFYGKELRWKREEAGLTLQRLVEGSFYGQSHLSEIERGERRMPRDLAEHVDQVLQTDGFFERRCEDVRKARRKGHASYFEKVLEAEKHAEAIEEWCPTLIPGLLQTKAYAHAVVRATHPLEAQEKTDAKVNARLERAHLFDEDHATPEYWAILHESLLRLPILPPADMAEQLDQIAELARRRRITPQVLPWNCGAHPLMLGAVTVMTFPDAPPLVYTEAAYSGDTIDDPALVKQYRKSYDRLRAAALPPEASLAMIEEAAGDYRNGKHRL, from the coding sequence ATGGTGCGGCGCAAGGACATCGACGGCTCGGAAAGCGTCCCGTGCTTCTACGGCAAGGAGTTGCGGTGGAAGCGGGAGGAAGCAGGGCTCACACTTCAGCGGTTGGTCGAGGGCAGCTTCTACGGCCAGAGTCACCTGAGTGAGATCGAACGGGGCGAGCGCCGGATGCCCCGCGATCTGGCCGAGCACGTGGACCAGGTGCTGCAGACCGACGGCTTCTTCGAACGCCGCTGCGAGGACGTGCGCAAGGCCCGAAGGAAGGGACACGCCTCGTACTTCGAGAAGGTGCTGGAGGCCGAGAAACACGCCGAGGCCATCGAGGAGTGGTGCCCGACCCTCATCCCCGGCCTGCTTCAGACCAAGGCCTACGCCCACGCGGTCGTACGAGCGACACACCCTCTCGAAGCGCAGGAGAAGACGGACGCGAAGGTGAACGCCCGTCTCGAGCGGGCCCACCTCTTCGACGAGGACCACGCGACGCCCGAGTACTGGGCGATCCTGCACGAGTCGCTGCTGCGGCTGCCGATCCTTCCGCCGGCGGATATGGCCGAGCAGCTCGACCAGATCGCGGAGTTGGCGCGTCGGCGACGGATCACTCCACAGGTCCTTCCGTGGAACTGCGGGGCGCATCCTCTGATGCTGGGCGCCGTTACGGTCATGACGTTCCCCGACGCCCCACCCCTCGTCTACACGGAGGCCGCTTACAGCGGTGACACCATCGACGATCCGGCCCTCGTGAAGCAGTACCGCAAGTCGTACGATCGGCTCAGGGCCGCCGCTCTGCCGCCGGAGGCGTCCCTCGCCATGATCGAGGAAGCGGCTGGGGACTACCGAAATGGCAAACACCGCCTTTGA
- a CDS encoding VOC family protein, whose translation MAENRASANGTGYTEGVPCWVEAQLADVHAGKRFYGELFGWDFEDAYDSTVWARLDGDRVAALSRKTDGRMPTVWTVYFATPDARALTGRIRSAGGQVVTAPVEAGAGLGTAALVTDPEGAVFGLWQQGEHPGFERRHEVGTFGWVELYARDIEVANDFYGGLFTDALFGPDAKPDFGRAAVAERFSAMMPPHFLVHFRVTDCEEILGTVNRLGGRIQVPPFETSYGRAAVVTDDQGASFAVLERVPKD comes from the coding sequence ATGGCCGAAAACAGGGCATCCGCGAACGGAACGGGATACACGGAGGGCGTTCCGTGCTGGGTCGAGGCGCAGCTCGCCGATGTACATGCGGGCAAGCGCTTCTACGGTGAGCTCTTCGGGTGGGACTTCGAGGACGCCTACGACTCCACCGTGTGGGCCCGGCTGGACGGCGACCGTGTGGCCGCTCTCTCCCGCAAGACGGACGGGCGGATGCCCACCGTGTGGACGGTGTACTTCGCCACCCCGGACGCGCGGGCGCTGACCGGGCGGATCCGCAGCGCAGGGGGACAGGTCGTCACCGCGCCCGTGGAGGCCGGGGCGGGTCTGGGGACGGCCGCGCTGGTCACCGACCCCGAGGGCGCCGTCTTCGGGCTGTGGCAGCAGGGCGAGCACCCGGGCTTCGAGCGCCGGCACGAGGTCGGCACCTTCGGCTGGGTGGAGCTGTACGCGCGCGACATCGAGGTCGCCAACGACTTCTACGGCGGGCTCTTCACCGACGCCCTGTTCGGGCCGGACGCGAAGCCGGACTTCGGGCGGGCGGCGGTCGCGGAGCGCTTCTCGGCGATGATGCCGCCCCACTTCCTCGTGCACTTCCGGGTCACGGACTGTGAGGAGATCCTCGGCACGGTGAACCGGCTCGGCGGGCGGATCCAGGTGCCGCCCTTCGAAACGTCGTACGGGAGGGCGGCCGTGGTGACCGACGATCAAGGGGCGTCCTTCGCGGTTCTGGAGCGGGTTCCCAAGGACTGA
- a CDS encoding O-antigen ligase family protein yields the protein MASDQSVPAGPGRPSAIVRFVQFVPLGAVAVVLLDSGTDFFPDDPVESVVGIVTPTRLALLAGLIALVVPVRGRARARLRDFRTRLDVPIGLLVVAAGAATYHGGHATAPLRGLLTVVCCYYLVVGVRRTQTESWRAIGILALAGVTAASTTAFSQVTNETPTGFCRTGLLTDVACDAGGDGILIRATGTFSNPNLLAAFLVLLLPFALLAAVCVDERTARTAIVVLVVTGYGALLTTFSRAGYVAAAAGLLVLGGAYWLAPRLADRAQRRLFAALGAVALLAAAGVIWAVSRAGNALGVRGQAWEAALRIAADNPLGVGLGRSGAVISATAPGERVFVHAHNLWLNWLVETGPLGLLAMTAVAVVAVSCAARAALAKSVIGTVGLASLTGFFLASMMDHPANLDRIDVLMWCVLAVVMAEAPAGWRRGSDRPTTAVPAQVKRPRHGPQRVGAAT from the coding sequence ATGGCATCCGACCAGAGCGTGCCGGCCGGTCCCGGGCGGCCGTCGGCGATCGTCAGGTTCGTTCAGTTCGTGCCGCTGGGCGCGGTGGCTGTCGTGCTGCTCGACTCGGGCACCGACTTCTTTCCCGACGACCCCGTCGAGTCGGTCGTCGGGATCGTCACTCCGACGCGGCTCGCCCTGCTGGCCGGCCTGATCGCCCTCGTCGTTCCCGTGCGGGGACGGGCGCGGGCCCGGCTGCGGGACTTCCGGACGCGACTGGACGTGCCGATCGGCCTGTTGGTCGTGGCCGCGGGGGCGGCGACGTACCACGGCGGGCACGCCACGGCGCCGCTGCGCGGCCTGCTGACCGTCGTGTGCTGCTACTACCTGGTCGTCGGAGTGCGCCGGACGCAGACCGAGTCGTGGCGGGCGATCGGGATCCTCGCGCTGGCCGGCGTCACGGCGGCCTCCACCACTGCCTTCTCCCAGGTGACCAACGAGACACCGACCGGCTTCTGCCGGACGGGGCTGCTCACCGACGTGGCCTGTGACGCGGGCGGCGACGGCATCCTCATCCGGGCCACCGGGACCTTCTCCAACCCGAACCTGCTGGCCGCCTTCCTGGTGCTGCTCCTGCCGTTTGCGCTGCTCGCCGCCGTGTGCGTGGACGAGCGGACGGCCCGTACGGCGATCGTGGTGCTGGTCGTCACCGGATACGGGGCCCTGCTGACCACCTTCTCGCGTGCCGGGTACGTCGCCGCTGCCGCCGGGCTTCTCGTGCTCGGCGGCGCCTACTGGCTGGCGCCCCGGCTCGCCGACCGGGCGCAGCGCCGGCTGTTCGCCGCCCTGGGTGCCGTGGCCCTGCTCGCGGCGGCCGGTGTCATCTGGGCCGTGTCCCGGGCCGGGAACGCGCTGGGTGTGCGGGGACAGGCGTGGGAAGCCGCCCTGCGGATCGCCGCCGACAACCCCCTCGGCGTCGGACTCGGGCGCTCCGGTGCCGTCATATCCGCCACCGCGCCGGGCGAGCGGGTCTTCGTCCACGCGCACAACCTCTGGCTCAACTGGCTGGTGGAGACGGGGCCTCTCGGGCTCCTCGCCATGACCGCGGTGGCCGTCGTCGCCGTGTCCTGCGCGGCCCGCGCCGCCCTCGCCAAGTCGGTCATCGGGACGGTCGGGCTGGCCTCGCTGACCGGGTTCTTCCTGGCGAGCATGATGGACCACCCGGCCAACCTGGACCGGATCGATGTCCTCATGTGGTGCGTGCTCGCCGTCGTCATGGCCGAGGCGCCGGCCGGGTGGCGCCGCGGGTCCGACCGGCCCACGACCGCGGTCCCGGCGCAGGTGAAGCGGCCCCGGCACGGGCCCCAGCGCGTCGGTGCGGCGACCTGA
- a CDS encoding DUF397 domain-containing protein, with protein MANTAFDLSTVRWRKSSYSNGDGGNCVEIAEGLPGIVPVRDSKTAEDEGPALVFPLSAWTAFVTEIKR; from the coding sequence ATGGCAAACACCGCCTTTGACTTGAGCACTGTGCGCTGGAGGAAGAGCAGTTACAGCAACGGGGACGGCGGAAACTGCGTCGAGATCGCCGAGGGCCTCCCCGGCATCGTCCCCGTCCGCGACTCCAAGACGGCCGAGGACGAGGGCCCCGCGCTCGTGTTCCCCCTCTCCGCCTGGACGGCCTTCGTCACGGAGATCAAGCGCTGA
- a CDS encoding TetR family transcriptional regulator: MTGQVRTVDGRVAGRRGQATRQKLLDCLSEMLSSSPYRDVKVIDVARKAGTSPATFYQYFPDVEGAVLEIAEQMATEGAGLTQLVEGRSWVGKAGWQTAQELVDGFLEFWRRNDAILRVVDLGASEGDKRFYKIRMKILNSVNNSLAESVTQLQAKGKVDKDVNPAAVAGSIVAMLAAVASHQKGFQTWGVKQAELKPNLALLVHLGVTGKKPTK; this comes from the coding sequence ATGACAGGACAAGTGCGTACCGTCGACGGCCGCGTGGCCGGCCGGCGTGGGCAGGCGACCCGGCAGAAGCTGCTCGACTGCCTCAGCGAGATGCTCAGCTCCTCCCCGTACCGGGACGTCAAAGTCATAGATGTCGCCCGGAAGGCGGGCACTTCGCCCGCCACCTTCTACCAGTACTTCCCGGACGTCGAGGGCGCCGTCCTGGAGATCGCCGAGCAAATGGCCACCGAGGGCGCCGGGTTGACCCAGCTCGTCGAGGGCCGCAGCTGGGTCGGCAAGGCCGGCTGGCAGACGGCGCAGGAACTCGTCGACGGGTTCCTGGAGTTCTGGCGGAGAAACGATGCGATCCTGCGGGTCGTCGACCTCGGTGCGTCCGAGGGGGACAAACGCTTCTACAAGATCCGTATGAAGATCCTGAACTCGGTCAACAACTCCCTGGCCGAATCGGTCACTCAGTTGCAGGCCAAGGGCAAGGTCGACAAGGACGTCAACCCCGCCGCGGTCGCGGGTTCGATCGTCGCGATGCTCGCGGCGGTGGCCTCGCACCAGAAGGGCTTCCAGACCTGGGGCGTCAAGCAGGCCGAACTCAAGCCGAACCTCGCGCTGTTGGTGCACCTGGGTGTGACCGGCAAGAAGCCGACCAAGTAG
- a CDS encoding enoyl-CoA hydratase/isomerase family protein encodes MSPAVRTGTDKGTGVAVVTLDRPHRLNAIDLAMRDELVAVWRELRFDDTVRAVVLTGAGERAFCTGLDREAIVPQPDSPYMSDDPLLRVGPKANDLWKPVVAAVRGMACGGAFYLLGEADFLVAEPSATFFDPHTTYGMVSAYESMLTALRMPYGEAARMALMGSAERMSARRAHEIGFVSEVTEPGEALAAAVDCAAVIAGYQAEGVQGTVRALWAAKEAALAHAFAQAPHLIALGNLPGERQAELFRTRRRGFRTR; translated from the coding sequence GTGAGCCCCGCCGTCCGGACCGGGACCGACAAGGGCACCGGCGTCGCCGTCGTCACCCTCGACCGGCCGCATCGCCTCAACGCCATCGACCTCGCCATGCGGGACGAGCTGGTGGCGGTGTGGCGGGAGTTGCGCTTCGACGACACCGTGCGGGCCGTCGTGCTCACCGGGGCCGGGGAGCGGGCCTTCTGCACCGGGCTGGACCGGGAGGCCATCGTCCCGCAGCCCGACTCGCCGTACATGAGCGACGATCCGCTGTTGCGGGTCGGGCCGAAGGCGAACGACCTGTGGAAGCCCGTCGTCGCCGCCGTGCGGGGCATGGCCTGCGGGGGCGCCTTCTACCTCCTGGGAGAGGCGGACTTCCTCGTCGCCGAACCGAGCGCCACCTTCTTCGACCCGCACACCACCTACGGCATGGTCAGCGCCTACGAGTCGATGCTGACGGCGCTGCGCATGCCGTACGGAGAGGCGGCTCGGATGGCGCTCATGGGGAGCGCGGAGCGGATGTCGGCGCGGCGGGCGCACGAGATCGGGTTCGTGTCCGAAGTCACCGAGCCCGGCGAGGCGTTGGCCGCCGCGGTCGACTGCGCCGCCGTCATCGCCGGGTATCAGGCGGAGGGTGTGCAGGGGACCGTACGTGCGCTGTGGGCGGCCAAGGAGGCCGCCCTGGCCCACGCCTTCGCGCAGGCGCCGCACCTGATCGCCCTCGGCAACCTGCCGGGGGAACGGCAGGCGGAGCTGTTCCGGACGCGGCGCCGCGGGTTCAGGACGCGGTGA
- a CDS encoding lipid-transfer protein produces MTGVNGLKDATAIVGIGQTPFAKRLGEDERTLACRAVVAALDDAGIAPGEVDALASYTMEETDEVELAKAVGFGDLTFFSKVGYGGGGSCATVAHLAAAIAAGQATVGVAWRSRKRGSGPRPWRNTTAQLPTPAQWTRPYGLLRPVDEIAMLARRYMHEYGATRDHLFNVALACRNRANQNPAAVMYERPLTREMYMTSRWISEPLCLFDNCLETDGALACVIVSRERARDCRHKPVYVHSAAQGLPAQHHGMVNYWNDDPLTGPAWTAARHLWKHSDFTPQDVDVAQIYDAFTALIPLSLEGYGFCGRGEGGAFTEGGALEIGGLLPLNTGGGGLSEAYVHGFNLINEGVKQLRGTSTAQVPDAATCLVTAGEGVPTSALLLRS; encoded by the coding sequence ATGACCGGAGTCAACGGACTCAAGGACGCCACCGCGATCGTCGGCATCGGACAGACGCCCTTCGCCAAGCGGCTCGGCGAGGACGAGAGAACCCTCGCCTGCCGTGCCGTGGTGGCCGCCCTGGACGACGCCGGAATAGCGCCGGGCGAGGTCGACGCGCTCGCCAGCTACACCATGGAGGAGACCGACGAGGTCGAGCTGGCGAAGGCCGTCGGCTTCGGGGACCTCACCTTCTTCAGCAAGGTGGGGTACGGGGGCGGCGGTTCGTGTGCCACCGTCGCGCATCTCGCCGCCGCCATCGCGGCCGGGCAGGCCACGGTCGGGGTCGCCTGGCGGTCCAGGAAGCGGGGCAGCGGGCCCCGGCCCTGGCGCAACACCACCGCCCAACTGCCCACGCCGGCCCAGTGGACCCGGCCGTACGGCCTCCTGCGCCCCGTCGACGAGATCGCCATGCTCGCCCGCCGCTACATGCACGAGTACGGCGCGACGCGTGATCACCTCTTCAACGTCGCCCTCGCCTGCCGGAACCGGGCCAACCAGAACCCCGCCGCGGTGATGTACGAACGGCCCCTGACCCGCGAGATGTACATGACCTCCCGGTGGATCAGCGAGCCCCTCTGCCTCTTCGACAACTGCCTGGAGACGGACGGGGCCCTGGCGTGCGTGATCGTCAGCCGGGAGCGTGCCCGGGACTGCCGGCACAAGCCCGTCTACGTCCACTCGGCCGCCCAGGGGCTGCCCGCCCAGCACCACGGCATGGTCAACTACTGGAACGACGACCCGCTCACCGGACCCGCGTGGACCGCCGCCCGGCACCTGTGGAAGCACTCCGACTTCACTCCACAGGATGTGGACGTCGCCCAGATCTACGACGCGTTCACCGCTCTCATACCGCTCTCGCTGGAGGGGTACGGCTTCTGCGGGCGGGGCGAGGGCGGGGCGTTCACGGAAGGGGGCGCCCTGGAGATCGGCGGGCTGCTGCCTCTCAACACTGGGGGCGGCGGGCTCAGCGAGGCCTACGTCCACGGCTTCAACCTCATCAACGAAGGCGTCAAGCAGCTGCGCGGCACCAGCACCGCGCAGGTCCCCGACGCCGCCACCTGTCTCGTCACCGCCGGCGAAGGCGTCCCCACCTCCGCGCTGCTCCTGAGGAGTTGA
- a CDS encoding serine/threonine-protein kinase, giving the protein MVDQLTQHDPRRIGPFEVLGRLGAGGMGLVYLARSASGRRVAIKTVRTELAEDQLFRVRFTREVEAARAVSGFYTAAVVDADPRAAVPWLATAYVPAPSLEEIVNECGPLPAQAVRWLAAGVAEALQSIHGAGLVHRDLKPSNVLVVEDGPRVIDFGIASGVSNTRLTMTNVAVGTPAYMSPEQAKDSRSVTGASDVFSLGSMLVFAATGHPPFHGANPVETVFMLLREGPDLEGLPDELRPLIESLMQMEATGRPNPADLQAQLAPHLFGSGSDDSGTASAWLPERAVGLIEARRGGRPALKPSPSSGRSGGRIAPAPVPPPPAHDPAVPGPQPAPVPVGAPDTGPVRLAGAAVPIGPGPRVADARAAAMQAPPPEAGLVASWSKPRPGVNGTGPAVGPAVPAPPPASPEPAGWRPWRFRMSNDVWGTPSVADDLVYVTSFEVHALDVATGRRRFKTRDVAWSMAVADGRIHASDGPTLFALDCREGADLWRLQTDAWVYSLKAERGTVITGTRGGGVQAWEASNGQKLWEITGAQSDFESPEAGPALYDGTVYVWQDARLKALDARTGDERWSYPIGDAASCGGVPVRVAQAHDGFVYVSAGTRVLALDVVSGLVRWHFEAPAVFLCPPAFVPGPAVTGGGVYLADYLGTVYALDATDGRDRWRIATEARASIDPVLVAGGHVHVGSGKGLYTLDAVTGTPKWRFQAGGDIVGAPSVAEGRIHFGSTDHLLYTLKADDGRLRWKLATGGEITGSPVVQDGVVYACSKDRCVYALDAEKGTGTARTA; this is encoded by the coding sequence GTGGTGGATCAGCTGACGCAGCACGATCCGCGCAGGATCGGGCCGTTCGAGGTGCTCGGACGGCTGGGTGCCGGCGGCATGGGGCTGGTCTATCTTGCGCGCTCGGCGTCCGGGCGGCGCGTGGCGATCAAGACGGTCCGTACGGAACTCGCCGAGGACCAGCTGTTCCGCGTCCGCTTCACCCGTGAGGTGGAGGCGGCCCGGGCGGTCTCCGGCTTCTACACGGCCGCGGTCGTCGACGCCGACCCGCGGGCGGCCGTGCCGTGGCTGGCCACCGCGTACGTCCCCGCGCCCTCCCTCGAGGAGATAGTGAACGAGTGCGGGCCGCTCCCGGCCCAGGCGGTGCGCTGGCTGGCGGCGGGCGTGGCGGAGGCCCTGCAGTCGATCCACGGCGCCGGTCTCGTCCACCGCGACCTCAAGCCGTCCAACGTGCTCGTGGTCGAGGACGGCCCCAGAGTCATCGACTTCGGTATCGCGTCCGGCGTGTCGAACACGCGTTTGACCATGACCAACGTCGCCGTCGGCACCCCCGCCTACATGTCGCCCGAGCAGGCGAAGGACTCCCGCAGCGTGACCGGCGCGAGCGACGTCTTCTCGCTCGGCTCGATGCTGGTGTTCGCCGCCACCGGACACCCGCCCTTCCACGGCGCCAACCCCGTCGAGACGGTCTTCATGCTGCTGCGCGAGGGCCCCGACCTCGAAGGCCTCCCGGACGAGCTGCGCCCGCTGATCGAGTCCCTGATGCAGATGGAGGCCACGGGCCGCCCCAACCCGGCCGACCTCCAGGCCCAGCTGGCACCCCACCTCTTCGGCTCCGGCTCCGACGACAGCGGTACGGCGTCCGCGTGGCTGCCCGAGCGGGCGGTGGGCCTGATCGAGGCGCGGCGCGGCGGCCGTCCGGCCCTGAAGCCCTCGCCGTCCTCCGGCCGCAGCGGCGGCCGCATCGCCCCCGCGCCGGTTCCGCCGCCGCCCGCGCACGACCCGGCGGTTCCGGGCCCGCAGCCGGCGCCCGTACCGGTCGGCGCCCCCGACACCGGCCCGGTGCGGCTGGCCGGCGCCGCGGTCCCCATCGGCCCCGGCCCCCGCGTCGCCGACGCCCGCGCCGCCGCCATGCAGGCGCCCCCGCCGGAAGCCGGCCTCGTCGCCTCCTGGTCCAAACCCCGCCCCGGCGTCAACGGCACGGGCCCCGCTGTCGGCCCCGCCGTACCGGCACCACCGCCGGCGTCCCCCGAACCGGCCGGCTGGCGGCCCTGGCGTTTCCGCATGTCGAACGACGTCTGGGGCACACCTTCCGTCGCCGACGACCTCGTCTACGTCACCTCCTTCGAGGTGCACGCCCTGGATGTGGCCACCGGCCGACGGCGCTTCAAGACGCGGGACGTCGCCTGGTCGATGGCGGTCGCCGACGGCCGTATCCACGCCTCCGACGGTCCGACCCTGTTCGCCCTGGACTGCCGCGAGGGCGCCGACCTCTGGCGCCTGCAGACGGACGCCTGGGTGTACTCCCTCAAGGCCGAGCGCGGCACGGTCATCACCGGCACGCGCGGCGGCGGCGTCCAGGCCTGGGAGGCCTCCAACGGCCAGAAGCTGTGGGAGATCACCGGGGCGCAGAGCGACTTCGAGTCCCCGGAGGCCGGACCGGCGCTGTACGACGGCACGGTGTACGTCTGGCAGGACGCCCGGCTGAAGGCCCTGGACGCGCGGACGGGCGACGAGCGCTGGTCGTACCCCATCGGCGACGCCGCCTCCTGCGGCGGGGTGCCGGTGCGGGTGGCGCAGGCGCACGACGGCTTTGTGTACGTGTCCGCCGGGACACGTGTGCTCGCGCTCGACGTGGTGAGCGGCCTGGTCCGCTGGCACTTCGAGGCCCCGGCGGTCTTCCTGTGCCCGCCGGCCTTCGTGCCGGGCCCGGCGGTGACCGGCGGCGGTGTGTACCTCGCGGACTACCTCGGCACGGTCTACGCCCTGGACGCCACCGACGGCCGCGACCGCTGGCGCATCGCCACCGAGGCCCGCGCCTCGATCGATCCGGTGCTGGTGGCCGGGGGCCACGTCCACGTCGGCAGCGGCAAGGGGCTTTACACCCTGGACGCCGTCACCGGGACGCCGAAGTGGCGCTTCCAGGCGGGCGGCGACATCGTGGGCGCGCCTTCGGTGGCGGAGGGCCGGATCCACTTCGGCTCCACCGACCATCTGCTGTACACCCTGAAGGCCGACGACGGCCGCCTGCGCTGGAAGCTGGCCACCGGCGGCGAGATCACCGGCTCGCCCGTGGTGCAGGACGGCGTCGTGTACGCGTGCAGCAAGGATCGCTGTGTGTACGCCCTGGACGCCGAGAAGGGCACGGGCACGGCCCGCACCGCGTAG
- a CDS encoding FadD3 family acyl-CoA ligase has translation MRGDLEWASIPELVRSAAERYADVEAVVEGRTRISYAELGARVERSAAACLANGVSPGDRVAIWAPNTLDWIVSALGAVSAGAVLVPLNTRFKGTEAADVLRRSGARLLFVTGTFLGTSYVASLRRAVAEGPGLPELRQVVVLSDDAPADFRTWKDFLASGDGVSAVDVRARAEAVDGSCPSDIVFTSGTTGRPKGAVITHAQTLRAYEVWSDLAGLRQGDRYLIVNPFFHTFGYKAGVIACLMRGATMIPQPVFNVGTALANIAAERVSVLPGPPTLHQSLLDHPARDAHDLSALRLVVTGAAVVPLQLVERLRGELGVETVLTAYGLSEASGIVTMCRRGDDPMVIASTSGRAIQGTEVRVAGPTGEPAPAGTPGEVLVRGFNVMRGYYEDEAATAEVLTEDGWLRTGDVGVLDEAGNLHITDRIKDMYIVGGFNAYPAEIERLLGLHPGVADVAVIGVPDARLGEVGKAYVVRRPGAVLTGDDLIAWARREMANYKVPREVEFLGELPRNASGKVVKGELRGGAAQRRSG, from the coding sequence GTGCGCGGTGACTTGGAGTGGGCCAGCATCCCGGAACTCGTCCGGTCCGCGGCCGAGCGGTACGCGGACGTCGAGGCCGTGGTCGAGGGCCGCACGCGGATCTCGTACGCCGAACTGGGCGCCCGCGTCGAGCGTTCGGCGGCGGCCTGCCTGGCGAACGGCGTCTCGCCCGGCGACCGGGTCGCCATCTGGGCCCCCAACACGCTCGACTGGATCGTGTCGGCGCTGGGCGCGGTGTCGGCCGGGGCGGTGCTGGTGCCGCTGAACACCCGCTTCAAGGGCACCGAGGCGGCCGATGTGCTGCGGAGGAGCGGGGCGCGGCTGCTGTTCGTGACGGGCACGTTCCTGGGGACGTCGTATGTGGCGTCGCTGCGCAGGGCCGTCGCGGAGGGGCCGGGGCTGCCCGAGCTGCGGCAGGTGGTCGTGCTGTCGGACGACGCCCCGGCGGACTTCCGTACCTGGAAGGACTTCCTGGCGAGCGGGGACGGGGTGAGCGCCGTGGACGTACGCGCTCGGGCCGAGGCCGTGGACGGCTCCTGCCCCTCGGACATCGTCTTCACGTCCGGCACGACGGGCCGCCCGAAGGGCGCGGTGATCACCCACGCCCAGACCCTGCGCGCCTACGAGGTGTGGAGCGACCTGGCGGGACTGCGGCAGGGCGACCGCTACCTCATCGTGAACCCCTTCTTCCACACCTTCGGCTACAAGGCCGGGGTGATCGCCTGTCTGATGCGGGGCGCGACGATGATTCCCCAGCCCGTCTTCAACGTCGGCACGGCCCTGGCGAACATCGCGGCGGAACGGGTGTCGGTCCTGCCGGGCCCGCCCACCCTGCACCAGTCCCTCCTGGACCATCCGGCCCGCGATGCCCACGACCTCTCGGCGCTGCGGCTCGTGGTGACGGGCGCGGCGGTCGTACCCCTGCAACTGGTGGAGCGCCTGCGCGGGGAACTCGGCGTCGAGACCGTCCTCACGGCATACGGCCTCTCCGAGGCCAGCGGCATCGTGACGATGTGCCGGCGCGGCGACGACCCGATGGTGATCGCGTCCACGTCGGGCCGCGCGATCCAGGGCACCGAGGTGCGGGTGGCCGGCCCGACGGGAGAACCGGCGCCCGCCGGCACCCCCGGCGAGGTCCTGGTCCGTGGCTTCAACGTGATGCGCGGCTACTACGAGGACGAGGCGGCCACCGCGGAAGTGCTGACGGAGGACGGCTGGCTGCGCACCGGGGACGTGGGCGTGCTGGACGAGGCGGGCAACCTGCACATCACCGACCGCATCAAGGACATGTACATCGTCGGCGGCTTCAACGCCTACCCGGCAGAGATAGAGCGGCTCCTGGGCCTGCATCCAGGCGTCGCGGACGTGGCGGTGATCGGCGTCCCCGACGCGCGGCTGGGGGAGGTCGGGAAGGCGTACGTGGTGCGGCGGCCCGGGGCGGTGCTCACCGGGGACGACCTGATCGCCTGGGCGCGGCGGGAGATGGCGAACTACAAGGTGCCGCGGGAGGTGGAGTTCCTGGGGGAGCTGCCGCGGAACGCGAGCGGCAAAGTGGTGAAGGGGGAGTTGCGGGGCGGGGCGGCGCAGCGCCGCTCGGGCTAG